A stretch of the Capsicum annuum cultivar UCD-10X-F1 chromosome 10, UCD10Xv1.1, whole genome shotgun sequence genome encodes the following:
- the LOC107843699 gene encoding B3 domain-containing protein At2g36080: MEEIVESEKVHLFEKPLTPSDVGKLNRLVIPKQNAEKYFPLSESINDSGEKGYLLSFEDELGKLWKFRYSYWNSSQSYVLTKGWSRFVKDKKLESGDVVLFERHRVDFDRQFIGWRRKNGGGGDDGGGGAGAAEYVYRPSVGGPYQNEFRHAGRGVKHNQTTTNGNNTRRQVRLFGVNLECKVDDSSSWSESSTPDGSLSSNHHQQSQDYQGQVGQHYYQYVHNSNPHVVPAASSYNNYYHNNNMDMDYSRDINQMRYDNQG; the protein is encoded by the exons ATGGAAGAAATTGTTGAAAGTGAGAAAGTGCATTTATTCGAGAAGCCATTGACACCGAGCGATGTAGGTAAGCTAAATCGATTAGTTATACCTAAACAAAATGCGGAGAAGTACTTTCCACTCAGCGAATCGATAAACGATTCAGGTGAAAAGggatatttattgagttttgaaGATGAATTAGGGAAATTATGGAAGTTTCGTTATTCTTATTGGAATAGTAGTCAGAGTTATGTATTGACTAAAGGATGGAGTCGTTTTGTTAAGGATAAAAAATTGGAGTCTGGTGATGTTGTTTTGTTTGAAAGACATAGAGTTGACTTCGATCGACAGTTTATTGGGTGGAGGAGGAAGAATGGTGGTGGcggtgatgatggtggtggtggtgctggtGCTGCTGAGTATGTTTATAGGCCGTCGGTGGGTGGTCCCTACCAAAATGAGTTTCGTCATGcag GAAGAGGAGTAAAGCacaatcaaacaacaacaaatggGAACAACACAAGGAGACAAGTAAGGTTGTTTGGGGTGAACCTAGAATGCAAGGTCGATGACTCGTCTTCATGGTCCGAGTCATCGACCCCAGATGGTTCATTATCATCGAACCATCACCAACAAAGTCAGGATTATCAGGGTCAAGTTGGTCAACACTATTATCAATACGTGCATAATTCTAATCCTCATGTTGTTCCTGCAGCTTCATCCTATAATAATTAttaccacaacaataacatg GATATGGATTACTCAAGAGATATCAACCAGATGAGATATGATAACCAGGGATAA
- the LOC107843698 gene encoding uncharacterized protein LOC107843698 isoform X1 translates to MCALDKPLVDSQQVTSGVFNRTRQVWCDRLDLKALPENRSPGLKMKLKVVWRKVSDYVRYDLKEIAFPSSLPNPPHFKKRRKLTMKERYLVLKEASRLYAASWVRDIGPELRPNDYKKKRETEAELGEESGNRKEKEPSTLEDLAVAARGGMETLRPALQRVYMTRASAYKDALKSFIQGYQEGIQQTMEKTKDEKSSKDPDAPNSKRPT, encoded by the exons ATGTGCGCACTGGATAAACCCCTTGTGGACAGCCAGCAAGTAACATCGGGGGTTTTTAACCGCACTAGGCAAGTCTGGTGCGACAGGCTCGACTTAAAGGCCCTACCTGAGAATCGATCCCCAG GACTCAAAATGAAGCTGAAGGTAGTTTGGAGGAAAGTATCTGATTATGTTCGATATGATCTGAAGGAGATTGCTTTTCCTTCATCTTTACCGAACCCTCCGCACTTCAAAAAACGTAGGAAGCTAACTATGAAGGAACGCTATCTT GTGCTTAAGGAAGCGTCTAGGCTTTATGCCGCAAGCTGGGTGAGGGACATTGGTCCTGAACTTCGGCCCAATGATTACAAAAAGAAGCGTGAGACTGAAGCCGAGTTGGGTGAAGAAAGTGGTAACAGAAAGGAGAAGGAACCCTCAACATTAGAGGACCTAG CTGTGGCTGCAAGAGGTGGCATGGAAACACTACGACCAGCACTGCAACGAGTTTACATGACGAGAGCTTCTGCATATAAAGATGCACTTAAAAGTTTCATACAAGGATATCAAGAAGGCATCCAACAAACCATGGAGAAAACAAAAGACGAAAAATCTTCCAAAGACCCTGATGCACCCAATTCCAAAAGGCCAACTTGA
- the LOC107844633 gene encoding syntaxin-112-like, producing MNDLMIKSFTSYVELKKQAHLDLDTERDLEMGQLSRTDEVNLSNYFHKIKAVKADDIETITNLLIDLQNMNEETKITHGPKVLRGLKDRMDFDMISAFRKVKIVKAKLEALDKFNLANCKLSVAYAEGTVVDRTRVNMTNRIEVGRGTRL from the coding sequence ATGAACGATCTTATGATAAAATCGTTCACAAGTTATGTGGAATTGAAGAAGCAAGCTCATTTGGATCTTGATACAGAGAGGGATTTGGAGATGGGTCAACTCAGCCGCACTGATGAAGTCAATCTTTCCAACTACTTCCATAAAATCAAAGCAGTGAAGGCCGATGATATTGAAACGATTACTAATCTCTTGATTGATCTTCAAAATATGAATGAAGAGACAAAAATTACTCATGGTCCCAAAGTTCTTCGTGGCCTTAAAGATCGAATGGATTTTGACATGATATCTGCCTTTCGCAAAGTCAAGATTGTCAAGGCAAAACTTGAAGCTCTTGACAAATTCAATCTGGCTAATTGTAAATTATCAGTGGCATATGCTGAAGGCACTGTAGTTGATCGGACGAGAGTGAACATGACTAATAGAATTGAGGTTGGACGAGGCACGAGGCTGTAA
- the LOC107843697 gene encoding probable F-box protein At2g36090, which yields MTSSLHNPPTTTTTITAENGGPTAFSGLHPDIIQAHILTRLDGPSLASTSCSSTTLHQLSSVNHLWLRVCHSTWPSTTTPRVRHVISTFHDDSYRTFFSQSFSVPDIEDELIIQDRPESSANYLMWAPHAVCVKICSCYYLGRKQWIQVNSTSARPRELISAVDVHYRNEVIFSNVQESETTSSWFQSSPFRIDMIDLKDVISTTIKHPNDDDTCTDLIENMELSWILIDPIGRRSMNLSSLKAVSVQRHWLTGEVQVRFSSILTVDRKRGHVQCEIVVTCGGSEVGEMQVREVSLEMEDMDGSHLNGRDSLVILQKALEGKRGNNRGNRGEIGKKRYKEFLEMRRERKEKKLRREGALDVLCVAFGISIFVALGIFCFV from the coding sequence ATGACCTCCTCACTCCATAATCcaccaaccaccaccaccaccatcacggCGGAGAACGGTGGCCCCACCGCCTTTTCCGGTTTGCACCCAGATATAATCCAAGCTCATATTCTAACTCGCCTTGACGGACCCTCACTAGCCTCTACTAGCTGCTCCTCCACCACTCTCCACCAGCTTTCTTCCGTAAACCACTTATGGTTACGTGTTTGCCACTCCACTTGGCCCTCCACAACCACTCCTCGTGTCCGCCACGTCATCTCTACCTTTCATGATGACAGTTACCGTACCTTCTTCTCTCAGTCCTTCTCTGTACCTGATATCGAGGATGAGCTAATTATTCAGGATCGCCCAGAGTCCTCCGCGAATTATTTAATGTGGGCTCCGCATGCTGTGTGTGTGAAAATATGCTCGTGTTATTACTTGGGTCGAAAGCAATGGATTCAGGTGAATTCAACTTCAGCACGACCGAGGGAATTAATATCGGCCGTTGATGTACACTATAGAAACGAGGTGATTTTTAGTAATGTGCAAGAGAGCGAAACGACGTCGAGTTGGTTTCAATCTTCGCCGTTCAGAATTGACATGATTGATCTAAAGGACGTGATTTCAACGACGATCAAACACCCGAACGATGATGACACGTGTACGGATCTGATTGAGAATATGGAGTTGAGTTGGATTTTGATTGATCCAATCGGACGGCGGTCGATGAATCTGTCTTCGTTAAAGGCCGTTTCAGTACAACGACATTGGTTGACAGGTGAAGTGCAGGTGAGGTTTAGTTCAATCCTGACCGTTGATCGAAAGAGAGGTCACGTGCAGTGTGAGATAGTGGTCACGTGCGGTGGATCTGAGGTAGGAGAAATGCAAGTAAGGGAAGTGAGTTTGGAAATGGAGGATATGGATGGAAGTCACTTGAATGGGAGGGATAGTTTGGTAATTTTACAAAAGGCATTGGAGGGTAAAAGGGGAAATAATAGAGGTAATAGAGGTGAAATTGGGAAGAAAAGATATAAAGAATTTTTGGAAATGAGaagggaaagaaaagagaagaagttGAGGAGAGAAGGCGCATTGGATGTTTTATGTGTAGCATTTGGGATATCAATTTTTGTGGCACTTGGTATTTTTTGCTTTGTTTGA
- the LOC107843698 gene encoding uncharacterized protein LOC107843698 isoform X2, producing MKLKVVWRKVSDYVRYDLKEIAFPSSLPNPPHFKKRRKLTMKERYLVLKEASRLYAASWVRDIGPELRPNDYKKKRETEAELGEESGNRKEKEPSTLEDLAVAARGGMETLRPALQRVYMTRASAYKDALKSFIQGYQEGIQQTMEKTKDEKSSKDPDAPNSKRPT from the exons ATGAAGCTGAAGGTAGTTTGGAGGAAAGTATCTGATTATGTTCGATATGATCTGAAGGAGATTGCTTTTCCTTCATCTTTACCGAACCCTCCGCACTTCAAAAAACGTAGGAAGCTAACTATGAAGGAACGCTATCTT GTGCTTAAGGAAGCGTCTAGGCTTTATGCCGCAAGCTGGGTGAGGGACATTGGTCCTGAACTTCGGCCCAATGATTACAAAAAGAAGCGTGAGACTGAAGCCGAGTTGGGTGAAGAAAGTGGTAACAGAAAGGAGAAGGAACCCTCAACATTAGAGGACCTAG CTGTGGCTGCAAGAGGTGGCATGGAAACACTACGACCAGCACTGCAACGAGTTTACATGACGAGAGCTTCTGCATATAAAGATGCACTTAAAAGTTTCATACAAGGATATCAAGAAGGCATCCAACAAACCATGGAGAAAACAAAAGACGAAAAATCTTCCAAAGACCCTGATGCACCCAATTCCAAAAGGCCAACTTGA